In a single window of the Verrucomicrobiaceae bacterium genome:
- a CDS encoding sulfatase-like hydrolase/transferase: MNRVLAALIAFLVVSTALGAPPNIVLILSDDQGWPDLGCIGSKPIITPNLDKLAAGGVRATQFYVTWPACTPSRGSVLTGRYPQRNGLYDMVRNDMVNYGHRFEADEYAISPEMTLGLDVREKTLGDLLRSASYATGCVGKWDMGQAQRYLPLQRGFDFFYGHGNNGIDYYTHERYGVPSLFRGNERTQEDRGTYITDIFRREALRFIGDHAGHRPFFLYLAFNAPHGASSFGPGTVTGEKKKGEGVQAPEKYIAMYRGKVEDERLARYYAAVTCMDDAIGALVESLEKSGQRDNTLILFMSDNGGSGNGGNAPLKGSKGTMWEGGLRVPFIANWPGKLPSGRITDEFLTALEIVPTLLDISGAPAPAGLKLDGHNMLPVLRGEAKSPRQTMFWQRRSDKAVRHQNWKWIESSKGGGLYDLREDPAEKHDRSAQHPEIVQQLRESFRTWKAEMDASEPRGPFRDY, encoded by the coding sequence ATGAATCGCGTCCTTGCTGCCCTCATCGCCTTCCTCGTCGTATCCACGGCTCTTGGGGCTCCGCCAAACATCGTGCTCATCCTCAGCGATGATCAGGGCTGGCCAGACCTGGGCTGCATCGGGAGCAAACCCATCATCACCCCGAATCTGGATAAACTCGCTGCAGGCGGAGTGCGAGCCACGCAGTTTTACGTCACCTGGCCCGCATGCACACCTTCCCGTGGCAGCGTGCTCACGGGGCGCTACCCACAGCGCAATGGCCTCTATGACATGGTGCGCAACGATATGGTCAACTACGGGCACCGATTTGAGGCAGACGAATACGCCATCTCCCCAGAGATGACACTCGGCCTCGATGTGCGTGAAAAGACCCTCGGCGATCTGCTGCGCAGCGCCAGCTATGCCACGGGCTGTGTCGGCAAGTGGGACATGGGCCAGGCCCAGCGCTACCTGCCGCTTCAGCGCGGCTTCGACTTCTTTTACGGCCACGGCAACAACGGCATCGACTACTACACCCATGAGCGCTACGGCGTGCCCTCCCTCTTTCGCGGCAATGAGCGCACCCAGGAAGATCGCGGCACCTACATCACCGATATCTTCCGCCGTGAGGCACTACGCTTTATCGGCGACCATGCAGGCCATCGCCCCTTTTTCCTCTACCTCGCATTCAATGCCCCGCATGGTGCCTCCAGCTTCGGCCCTGGCACAGTGACAGGGGAAAAGAAAAAGGGCGAAGGTGTCCAAGCTCCGGAAAAATACATCGCCATGTATCGTGGCAAAGTCGAGGATGAGCGCCTCGCCCGCTACTACGCCGCCGTGACCTGCATGGACGATGCCATCGGCGCATTGGTCGAATCGCTCGAAAAAAGCGGCCAGCGTGACAACACCCTCATCCTCTTCATGTCGGACAATGGTGGCAGTGGCAATGGCGGCAACGCCCCACTCAAAGGCAGCAAAGGCACGATGTGGGAGGGCGGGCTACGCGTTCCCTTCATAGCCAACTGGCCGGGCAAATTGCCCTCAGGACGCATCACCGATGAATTCCTCACTGCCTTGGAGATCGTCCCCACACTCCTCGACATCTCAGGAGCCCCAGCCCCCGCAGGCCTGAAACTCGACGGCCACAACATGCTGCCCGTCCTGCGTGGTGAAGCCAAAAGCCCACGCCAGACCATGTTTTGGCAGCGCCGCAGCGACAAAGCCGTGCGGCATCAAAACTGGAAATGGATCGAATCCTCCAAAGGTGGCGGATTGTACGATCTGAGAGAAGATCCCGCTGAAAAACACGACCGCAGTGCCCAGCACCCCGAAATCGTCCAACAACTGCGTGAGAGCTTTCGCACCTGGAAAGCGGAGATGGACGCCAGTGAGCCCCGTGGCCCATTCCGTGACTATTGA
- a CDS encoding murein L,D-transpeptidase encodes MPDPLPKAPEPIEPILRLQIFLDGKLFGPGKVDGRPGEFTTKALKRYQSANGLPETELEGHTLDLSAVTEPFTTYIIRQEDMQFIGEVPGKPALQSKQKYLPYESLLEFLTERYHTSPDLITHLNKPKKMSSLKPGDEVRVPNVDPFKIEELSIATVPETPAFETRVLRIDTREKLLALYEGEKMLASVPITPGYGHLATPPGTWSIVGIAQMPTFRWDKSVLEYGVRSKEAFELPIGPNNPVGVMWIGLSKPGIGIHGTNQPQTIGRSASHGCMRTANWDVIRLSKMITKRMQVVIEGPKPLPRPPPSVAKKESKPQPKATAPRTVSRPATAVPQPPSEKKWFQFWKKKTP; translated from the coding sequence ATGCCTGATCCATTGCCGAAGGCTCCTGAGCCCATCGAGCCGATCTTGCGGCTGCAAATTTTCCTGGATGGCAAGCTCTTTGGTCCGGGCAAAGTCGATGGCCGCCCCGGCGAATTCACCACCAAGGCCCTGAAGCGCTATCAATCGGCCAATGGCCTGCCGGAGACGGAGCTAGAAGGCCACACACTGGATCTTTCCGCAGTCACAGAGCCTTTTACGACCTACATCATCCGCCAGGAGGACATGCAGTTCATCGGTGAGGTGCCAGGGAAGCCTGCGCTCCAGAGCAAACAGAAGTATCTGCCGTATGAGTCGTTGCTCGAGTTTCTCACGGAGCGTTACCACACGTCACCGGATCTCATCACGCATCTCAATAAACCAAAGAAGATGAGCTCGCTGAAACCCGGCGACGAGGTGCGTGTGCCGAATGTGGATCCCTTTAAGATCGAGGAGCTCTCCATCGCCACGGTGCCAGAGACGCCGGCCTTTGAGACACGGGTGCTGCGCATCGACACGCGTGAGAAGTTACTCGCCCTCTACGAAGGTGAAAAAATGCTCGCCAGCGTGCCGATCACACCCGGCTACGGCCATCTCGCCACGCCACCCGGCACATGGAGCATCGTCGGTATCGCTCAGATGCCCACCTTTCGCTGGGACAAGAGTGTCCTGGAATACGGCGTGCGCAGCAAGGAGGCCTTCGAGCTGCCCATCGGGCCGAACAATCCCGTCGGCGTCATGTGGATCGGTCTGAGCAAGCCCGGCATCGGCATCCACGGCACGAATCAGCCGCAGACGATCGGGCGCAGCGCAAGCCACGGCTGCATGCGCACCGCGAACTGGGACGTCATCCGCCTTTCCAAGATGATCACCAAGCGCATGCAGGTCGTCATTGAGGGGCCAAAGCCCCTGCCCCGCCCTCCACCCTCCGTCGCCAAGAAAGAAAGCAAGCCACAGCCCAAGGCCACAGCCCCCAGGACCGTCTCACGTCCGGCCACAGCCGTGCCGCAGCCACCTTCCGAGAAGAAGTGGTTCCAGTTCTGGAAGAAGAAGACGCCCTAA
- a CDS encoding IS5 family transposase produces MALHLEAFFHILRTGDPWRDLPVRYGLWTTVYSQFRRWCLCGVWDALVAWLGKKAKGLLRHVDGSYIKVHQHGLQGPKLRREQQAIGLSRGGMTTKLLAAVDEDGLLCDFVLCAGNFHDLTAVRLMLESFRGTHVVGDKGFDSLAFRQALMEHGAAGSTIPRKGYQTLDEQPQPFDRQNYATRHLVENFFQHMKAHKRLAMRSEKTASSFAGFITFAALLDRTLLA; encoded by the coding sequence GTGGCTCTGCATCTGGAGGCTTTCTTCCACATCCTACGCACTGGTGATCCATGGAGAGACCTGCCTGTGCGCTATGGGCTCTGGACAACGGTCTATTCGCAGTTCAGGCGCTGGTGCCTCTGCGGGGTGTGGGACGCGCTGGTGGCGTGGTTGGGCAAGAAGGCCAAGGGCTTGCTGCGACATGTCGATGGTAGCTACATCAAAGTCCATCAGCACGGTCTGCAAGGACCTAAGCTGCGGCGTGAGCAGCAGGCCATCGGGCTGTCGCGTGGAGGGATGACCACCAAGCTGCTGGCTGCCGTTGATGAAGACGGCCTGCTCTGCGACTTCGTGCTGTGCGCGGGCAATTTCCACGACCTCACCGCCGTCCGCCTGATGCTTGAGTCCTTTCGCGGCACGCATGTGGTGGGCGACAAAGGCTTCGACAGCCTAGCGTTTCGTCAGGCACTCATGGAGCACGGGGCCGCTGGCAGCACGATCCCGCGCAAAGGCTACCAGACCCTCGACGAGCAGCCACAGCCATTTGACCGCCAGAACTACGCCACGCGCCATCTCGTCGAAAACTTTTTCCAGCACATGAAGGCTCACAAGAGGCTTGCCATGCGTTCGGAGAAAACAGCCTCTTCCTTCGCTGGCTTCATCACTTTCGCCGCACTCCTGGACAGAACTCTCCTGGCTTGA
- a CDS encoding IS1380 family transposase, whose protein sequence is MTPFGGMALMKRFVDQTGIREHLATLDLPQGGSNRAYDSVQIIESFWLGIWTGASRYIHCDWLRQDQTLAAIFGYESLPSQSTYSRFFGKFSHARNTVVFPALQKWFFAQINVGAVTVDFDSTVITRDGSQEGAAKGYNPNRKGRNSHHPLMAFISQTRMVANAWLRPGNTAACSNCVEFMRETFDEALAGVKVGLVRGDSGFYTDEILSALEERSLNYIIAARAYSNIKNEVHGMKDWVEICPGIAVKEWRHQPADPKAKARRHIVVRKQISRRPQAGGKLLFDDLPDYRFSLYVTNLDLPLDQVWNIYNSRADCENRIKELKQDFGLDAFCLQELTRSPPHGSLALRAALRAVCLAARRAGSALGHGGLVPLHHGSL, encoded by the coding sequence GTGACGCCCTTTGGCGGCATGGCGTTGATGAAGCGTTTTGTGGATCAGACTGGTATCCGCGAACATCTGGCCACCTTGGATCTGCCTCAAGGCGGGTCGAATCGAGCGTATGATTCGGTGCAGATCATCGAAAGCTTTTGGCTTGGCATCTGGACGGGGGCTAGCCGCTACATCCACTGCGATTGGTTGCGCCAGGATCAAACGCTTGCAGCCATTTTTGGCTATGAGAGCCTGCCAAGCCAAAGCACCTACAGCCGGTTCTTCGGCAAGTTCTCTCATGCGCGCAACACGGTGGTGTTCCCAGCATTACAGAAGTGGTTCTTTGCGCAAATCAACGTGGGAGCAGTGACGGTGGACTTCGACAGCACGGTCATCACGCGCGATGGCAGCCAGGAAGGCGCTGCCAAGGGCTACAACCCCAACCGCAAAGGGCGCAACTCGCACCATCCGCTCATGGCCTTCATCAGCCAGACACGCATGGTAGCCAACGCATGGCTGCGCCCGGGCAACACGGCAGCGTGCTCCAATTGCGTCGAGTTCATGCGCGAGACTTTCGATGAGGCGCTCGCGGGAGTGAAGGTGGGCCTCGTGCGTGGCGACAGCGGTTTTTATACCGACGAAATCCTGAGCGCGTTGGAAGAGCGCAGCCTCAACTACATCATCGCCGCGCGGGCCTACTCCAACATCAAGAACGAGGTCCACGGCATGAAGGACTGGGTGGAAATCTGCCCCGGCATCGCAGTCAAAGAGTGGCGGCATCAGCCAGCCGATCCGAAGGCCAAGGCGCGTCGGCACATTGTGGTGCGTAAGCAGATCAGTCGCCGTCCACAGGCCGGAGGCAAGCTGCTCTTCGACGACCTGCCCGACTACCGCTTTAGCCTGTATGTGACCAATCTCGACCTGCCGCTCGATCAGGTCTGGAACATCTACAACAGCCGGGCCGACTGCGAGAACAGGATCAAGGAACTGAAGCAAGACTTCGGGCTCGACGCGTTTTGCCTTCAGGAGTTGACTCGGTCGCCGCCTCACGGCTCCCTCGCCCTGCGGGCTGCACTGCGTGCAGTCTGTCTCGCTGCCCGCCGGGCAGGCTCGGCTTTGGGCCACGGAGGCCTCGTTCCGCTTCATCATGGTAGCCTATAA
- a CDS encoding NAD(P)/FAD-dependent oxidoreductase has translation MKRRCLLRSAPAWLLGSCGRQSGIAGSIVGGSHARGHLLRGAAMPKVDHHEKADVVIVGGGIAGLTAARRLAKMGIEKITVLELESQCGGASISGKNAVSAYPWAAHYVPLPGRDCVEVRRFFEECGIITGHDAAGRPIYDEMALCHDLQERLFIHGEWIEGLNPADGLPEKEKAQFAAFTAEIAHWREKRGRDGKPAFALPVDASSQDAEILALDTQNMSAWMDAHGFSSEALRWSVDYACRDDFGGSSDEVSAWAGLHYFASRTGEAANAEPETMLTWPEGNGHLVKLITQDLPATRTDALAYAVEVNGQGASVLALETQTGRAIRIDARAVMLCVPRFVARRLLDPRAASADLVLALGGGQSHAR, from the coding sequence ATGAAACGCCGCTGCCTTTTGCGATCCGCGCCAGCGTGGCTGCTGGGCTCCTGCGGACGCCAGAGCGGCATCGCGGGTAGCATCGTGGGCGGCTCACATGCTCGTGGGCATTTGCTGCGTGGCGCAGCGATGCCGAAGGTCGATCACCATGAAAAGGCAGATGTGGTGATCGTGGGTGGAGGTATCGCGGGACTCACTGCGGCTCGGCGCTTGGCAAAAATGGGCATCGAAAAGATCACCGTGCTCGAACTCGAGTCTCAGTGCGGCGGTGCCTCCATTTCTGGCAAGAATGCCGTCAGCGCTTACCCTTGGGCGGCGCATTATGTGCCCCTGCCGGGTCGCGACTGCGTGGAGGTCCGGCGCTTCTTTGAGGAATGCGGCATCATCACAGGCCATGATGCCGCAGGGAGGCCGATCTATGATGAAATGGCACTCTGTCATGATTTGCAGGAGCGGCTCTTCATCCATGGCGAATGGATCGAAGGCCTCAATCCTGCTGATGGTCTGCCAGAGAAAGAAAAGGCGCAATTTGCCGCATTCACGGCAGAGATCGCTCACTGGCGGGAGAAGCGCGGTCGCGATGGGAAGCCAGCCTTTGCCTTGCCTGTCGATGCCTCCAGCCAAGATGCAGAAATTCTAGCGCTCGACACACAGAACATGTCTGCGTGGATGGATGCACACGGATTCAGCAGTGAGGCGCTGCGCTGGAGTGTGGATTATGCCTGCCGAGATGACTTTGGCGGGAGTTCTGATGAGGTGTCTGCATGGGCGGGCCTGCATTACTTCGCTAGCCGCACTGGTGAAGCCGCCAATGCCGAGCCCGAGACCATGCTGACATGGCCAGAGGGGAATGGGCACCTGGTGAAGCTGATCACCCAAGACCTACCCGCCACCCGAACAGATGCGCTAGCCTACGCTGTCGAGGTGAATGGGCAGGGAGCCTCGGTGCTAGCGCTAGAGACTCAGACAGGCCGTGCTATTCGCATCGACGCACGCGCAGTGATGCTCTGCGTCCCACGTTTTGTCGCACGCCGACTGCTCGATCCACGGGCGGCCTCCGCTGATCTGGTACTCGCCCTGGGTGGTGGCCAATCTCACGCTCGATGA
- a CDS encoding transposase: MSRRWHHHRAGQASAHGKRTYDEHFKCDAVAFLKSGRKAAQFARELGISPCNPRDWKERYSNGDRLPAP, encoded by the coding sequence TTGAGCCGACGCTGGCACCACCACCGCGCAGGCCAAGCAAGCGCTCATGGAAAACGCACTTATGACGAGCATTTCAAATGCGACGCTGTCGCATTTCTTAAAAGCGGCCGCAAGGCCGCTCAGTTCGCCCGCGAACTGGGTATCTCCCCTTGTAACCCACGCGATTGGAAAGAACGCTATAGCAATGGAGATCGCCTCCCTGCGCCGTGA
- a CDS encoding sulfatase-like hydrolase/transferase — MFQVLDPFTPRLMQNSLFHSLVYLVFLLAGVLQARVPNVVLILADDLGYADLGCYGAEKIRTPHLDGLAAEGMRFTGFYVSQAVCSASRASLMTGCYANRVGMQGALNHTSREGIHADELLLPEMLHAAGYATAAFGKWHLGTRPAFHPMVNGFDEFLGIPYSNDNSKYHPSLAAEMPPLPLYDGKAVVETDPDQSQFTRRFTERAVSFITRNKERPFFLYLPHVMPHVPIFASAEWRGKSAAGLYGDVVEELDASVGRVLTTLREHGLEKDTLVIFFSDNGPFLSYGNHAGSAAPLREGKLTSYEGGVRVPCLMRWPGHIPAGKTCAEAVMEMDLLPTLAALCGGTLSKNPLDGKNILPLLEDRAGATSPHEALFFYSGDELQAVRSGRWKLHFAHSYISPGDETGRDGKPGRFGRLKPQSITQSGVAGIATRHGYIVLEQKKALYDLQADPGEKTDLSAQHPEIVSQLEKHAEAMRADLGDSLTKTPATGARPLGRD; from the coding sequence ATGTTTCAAGTATTGGACCCGTTCACTCCTAGGCTCATGCAAAACTCACTTTTTCATTCACTCGTCTATCTTGTCTTTCTGCTAGCAGGCGTGCTCCAGGCTCGCGTGCCGAATGTGGTGCTCATTTTGGCGGATGATCTGGGGTATGCGGATCTGGGGTGTTATGGGGCGGAAAAGATTCGCACGCCGCATCTCGATGGCCTGGCGGCGGAGGGGATGCGGTTCACTGGCTTTTATGTGTCGCAGGCGGTGTGCAGTGCCTCGCGGGCATCTCTGATGACGGGCTGCTATGCGAACCGCGTGGGGATGCAGGGTGCGCTGAATCATACGAGCCGTGAGGGCATCCATGCAGATGAGCTTTTGCTGCCGGAGATGCTGCATGCGGCTGGCTATGCCACGGCGGCGTTCGGGAAATGGCATCTGGGCACGCGCCCAGCATTTCATCCGATGGTGAATGGCTTTGATGAGTTCCTGGGCATCCCTTACTCGAATGACAACAGCAAGTACCATCCATCCCTAGCCGCAGAGATGCCGCCACTGCCGCTCTATGATGGAAAGGCAGTGGTGGAGACCGATCCTGATCAGTCGCAGTTCACTCGGCGCTTCACCGAGCGTGCGGTGAGCTTCATCACGAGGAACAAGGAGCGGCCCTTCTTCCTCTATCTGCCCCATGTGATGCCGCATGTGCCCATTTTTGCTTCAGCGGAATGGCGTGGCAAATCTGCTGCTGGACTGTATGGCGATGTAGTGGAGGAGCTCGATGCCTCTGTGGGCCGTGTGCTCACCACACTCAGGGAGCATGGCCTGGAGAAGGATACGCTGGTGATTTTCTTCTCGGATAATGGGCCATTCCTCAGTTACGGCAATCACGCGGGTTCCGCAGCGCCGCTGCGTGAGGGGAAGCTCACGAGCTACGAGGGCGGTGTGCGTGTTCCATGCCTGATGCGCTGGCCTGGGCACATCCCAGCGGGAAAAACCTGTGCAGAGGCCGTGATGGAGATGGATCTACTGCCGACGCTGGCAGCTCTCTGCGGTGGCACGCTGTCAAAGAATCCACTCGATGGCAAAAACATCCTGCCGCTGCTGGAGGATCGTGCTGGGGCCACGAGTCCGCATGAGGCATTGTTCTTTTACAGCGGCGATGAGCTGCAGGCCGTGCGCAGTGGGCGCTGGAAGCTGCACTTTGCACATAGCTACATCTCACCAGGCGATGAAACGGGCCGCGATGGCAAACCGGGGCGATTTGGCCGCCTGAAGCCGCAATCCATCACGCAGAGTGGTGTGGCCGGCATCGCCACACGACATGGCTACATCGTCCTGGAGCAAAAAAAGGCGCTCTACGACCTCCAGGCCGATCCAGGAGAAAAAACCGACCTTTCTGCTCAGCATCCAGAAATCGTCTCGCAGCTCGAAAAGCATGCTGAGGCCATGCGAGCCGATCTGGGGGATTCACTCACGAAAACGCCTGCCACAGGAGCACGTCCACTGGGGCGTGATTGA
- a CDS encoding VWA domain-containing protein codes for MNTLTFAHEKLLWLLLAVPLLLLARLWLRRRESRAVQAFVAARMRPLLVTGRSAAQSWLLWSLYMVALACMIIAAARPQLGTEKTDVPDKGRNILIAIDTSRSMLAKDLVPDRLTRAKMAVHELVGELRGERIGLLAYAGMAYLQAPLTTDHEAILESLDDFDHTIIERGGSNVADLLDLTTRVAETLPQSNCVLIVFSDGGEVDDALTSAIQKMTKARVNVITVGVGTENGSLIPDPNNPTDYVRDVNGTVVQTRLNKAVLQQISSATGGMYFRLGSEPINRRAIAPILARLREQESASRVQTKPLEHFAWPLGLGVGVLIAAWALSSRPPPLPRGMDKPLPVAG; via the coding sequence ATGAATACGCTCACTTTCGCTCATGAAAAACTGCTCTGGCTGCTGCTCGCAGTGCCACTGCTACTGCTGGCGCGGCTGTGGCTGCGTAGGCGGGAGTCGCGTGCGGTGCAGGCTTTTGTGGCGGCTAGGATGCGCCCGCTGCTGGTGACAGGTCGCTCGGCGGCGCAGTCTTGGCTGCTGTGGTCACTCTACATGGTGGCGCTCGCTTGCATGATCATCGCTGCCGCGAGACCCCAGCTTGGCACTGAAAAGACCGATGTGCCTGATAAAGGGCGGAACATTCTCATCGCTATCGACACCTCACGCTCGATGCTGGCGAAGGATCTCGTGCCAGACCGGCTGACGCGGGCCAAAATGGCGGTGCATGAGCTGGTGGGGGAGCTGCGTGGCGAGCGCATCGGCCTCCTAGCCTACGCTGGCATGGCCTATCTCCAGGCTCCGCTGACCACCGATCATGAGGCGATCCTGGAGTCGCTGGATGATTTTGATCATACCATCATCGAGCGCGGTGGCAGCAATGTGGCCGATCTGCTGGATCTGACCACCCGCGTGGCGGAAACGCTGCCGCAGAGCAACTGCGTGCTCATCGTCTTCAGTGACGGTGGTGAGGTGGATGATGCGCTGACATCTGCGATTCAGAAAATGACCAAAGCCCGCGTGAATGTCATCACGGTGGGTGTAGGCACGGAAAACGGCTCTCTGATCCCCGATCCAAACAACCCGACAGACTATGTGCGCGATGTGAATGGCACCGTGGTGCAGACACGACTGAACAAAGCCGTGCTCCAGCAGATCAGCAGCGCCACGGGTGGCATGTATTTCCGACTGGGTAGTGAACCGATAAACCGCCGTGCCATCGCGCCCATTCTAGCGCGGTTGCGTGAGCAAGAGAGTGCCTCGCGTGTGCAAACAAAGCCGCTAGAGCACTTCGCCTGGCCATTGGGCCTGGGGGTGGGCGTTCTGATCGCGGCATGGGCACTCTCCTCTCGGCCACCACCCCTCCCACGCGGGATGGATAAGCCTCTTCCAGTCGCTGGTTGA
- a CDS encoding RNA-binding S4 domain-containing protein codes for MPELPATTLRADKWLHHVRVFKTRSLATQACARGQVTLGGQSIKASRDLHPGDVLEVQRGDLRLRLRMIAAPASRVGAPLVPRFCENITPEEWLQKAAEIRREKRLINPPEHAQIAKPNKKQLRVLREFWEAENSL; via the coding sequence ATGCCAGAACTGCCTGCCACCACTCTCCGCGCTGATAAATGGCTCCACCATGTCCGCGTTTTTAAAACACGCTCTCTCGCCACTCAAGCCTGTGCCAGGGGCCAAGTCACCCTCGGCGGCCAGTCGATCAAAGCCTCACGGGATCTGCATCCCGGTGATGTGCTGGAAGTCCAGCGCGGTGATTTACGCCTCCGGCTACGCATGATCGCGGCACCCGCGAGCCGAGTCGGTGCTCCGCTTGTTCCTCGTTTCTGCGAAAACATCACCCCCGAAGAGTGGCTGCAAAAAGCCGCCGAAATCCGCCGCGAGAAACGACTCATCAACCCGCCCGAGCACGCCCAAATCGCCAAACCGAACAAAAAACAACTCCGTGTGCTACGTGAATTCTGGGAGGCCGAAAATAGCCTATAA
- the aroB gene encoding 3-dehydroquinate synthase → MNSVFVNLGPRSYAVHVGGGLLKSPELLNHEKLAERTKCAVITDSNVGPLYADTMLESLRAAGKQPQLITVPAGEASKSLITAQDVLGEMARAGLDRKSFVVALGGGVIGDLGGFCAAIYQRGIPYVQVPTTVLSQVDSSVGGKTGVNLPDAKNMVGSFHQPLLVLADTDTLASLHKREWNEGFAEIIKHAAIRDAAMYDVIDDVADGRGDLAELIRRNVAIKARIVEADEFETSGLRALLNYGHTLGHAIEAAAGYGRLLHGEAISLGLRAASWLSMRLSGLQAEAHDRMVALLQKFELPVVLGADFETAELMRIARMDKKFEKGRARFVLLRQPGDAFVSTEVTEADMEAALAELRR, encoded by the coding sequence TTGAACTCTGTTTTTGTGAATCTCGGGCCGCGTAGCTACGCGGTGCATGTCGGTGGTGGCTTGCTGAAGTCGCCGGAGCTGCTGAACCATGAAAAGCTGGCCGAGCGCACGAAGTGCGCTGTGATCACCGACTCGAATGTGGGGCCACTTTATGCCGATACCATGCTGGAGAGTCTGCGTGCGGCTGGAAAGCAGCCCCAGCTCATCACCGTCCCTGCGGGTGAGGCATCCAAATCGCTCATCACCGCGCAGGATGTCCTGGGCGAGATGGCGCGAGCAGGGCTGGACCGGAAGAGCTTTGTGGTGGCGCTGGGCGGGGGTGTCATCGGCGATCTCGGTGGATTCTGTGCAGCGATTTACCAGCGTGGCATTCCCTATGTGCAGGTGCCCACGACGGTGCTCTCCCAGGTGGATAGTAGTGTGGGCGGAAAAACAGGGGTGAATCTACCAGACGCCAAAAACATGGTCGGTAGCTTCCACCAGCCGCTGCTCGTGCTCGCAGACACGGATACATTGGCCTCTCTGCATAAGCGTGAGTGGAATGAGGGCTTCGCTGAAATCATCAAACATGCAGCGATCCGAGATGCGGCGATGTATGACGTGATCGACGATGTGGCCGATGGCCGGGGCGATCTGGCGGAGCTGATCCGCCGCAATGTGGCCATCAAAGCACGGATCGTCGAGGCAGATGAATTTGAAACCAGCGGACTACGTGCGCTGCTGAACTATGGTCATACCCTCGGCCATGCCATTGAGGCCGCCGCCGGTTATGGAAGGCTGCTGCACGGAGAAGCCATCTCACTGGGTCTGCGAGCCGCGTCCTGGCTCTCCATGCGTCTGAGCGGGCTCCAAGCGGAGGCCCATGATCGCATGGTGGCTCTGCTACAGAAGTTTGAGCTACCCGTGGTGCTGGGGGCAGACTTTGAGACCGCAGAACTCATGCGCATCGCCCGAATGGACAAGAAATTCGAGAAAGGCCGCGCCCGCTTCGTGCTTCTACGCCAGCCAGGAGACGCATTCGTCAGTACCGAGGTGACAGAAGCCGATATGGAGGCCGCCTTGGCCGAGTTACGACGATAA
- a CDS encoding amidohydrolase family protein codes for MSASALSSASAAAPIASRIIDTHTHFYDPTRPQGVPWPGKGSKLHRKVMPADWLALAAPHGCHETVIVEASAWVEDNQWILDLAAQEKAIVGFCGHLEPDTDFSRHLKRFAANPIFRGVRWSGVALSDPSKAQAIQASAHLLADHGLQLDVNGPATSLPALAKLAKEVPALRIVIDHLGAPGDPASLRPEWKPAILSVAKLPNVFMKVSALVEQVKCPEGQAPREASYYLPVLDHLWESFGPDRLIYGSNWPVSDKGGSYDVVFGIVREYFGSKGSEACEKYFWKNSQAAYRWAERRE; via the coding sequence ATGAGTGCGTCTGCCCTCTCCTCCGCATCTGCTGCTGCACCCATCGCGAGCCGAATCATAGATACGCATACTCATTTCTATGACCCTACACGCCCCCAGGGGGTGCCGTGGCCTGGCAAAGGGAGTAAACTGCATCGTAAAGTGATGCCTGCCGATTGGCTGGCACTTGCAGCACCGCATGGCTGTCACGAGACGGTGATCGTGGAAGCCAGTGCGTGGGTGGAGGATAACCAATGGATTCTCGACCTCGCCGCTCAGGAAAAAGCCATCGTAGGCTTCTGTGGGCATCTTGAGCCAGATACAGACTTCTCCAGGCATTTGAAGCGGTTTGCAGCCAATCCCATCTTTCGCGGAGTGCGCTGGAGTGGCGTGGCATTGAGTGATCCCTCCAAAGCGCAAGCCATACAAGCCAGTGCTCATTTGTTGGCAGATCATGGACTCCAACTCGATGTGAATGGCCCAGCGACCTCCTTGCCAGCACTCGCAAAACTAGCGAAGGAAGTCCCCGCTCTGCGCATCGTCATAGACCATCTCGGTGCTCCTGGTGATCCTGCCTCATTGCGGCCCGAGTGGAAGCCCGCAATCCTCAGCGTCGCCAAGTTACCAAATGTTTTCATGAAGGTATCTGCACTCGTCGAGCAAGTGAAGTGCCCAGAAGGTCAAGCGCCGCGTGAGGCGAGCTATTACCTGCCAGTATTGGACCACCTGTGGGAGAGCTTCGGTCCTGATCGGCTCATTTACGGGAGCAATTGGCCCGTGAGTGACAAGGGAGGGAGCTATGATGTCGTTTTCGGAATCGTACGTGAATACTTCGGCAGCAAAGGGAGTGAAGCCTGCGAAAAATACTTTTGGAAGAACTCTCAAGCTGCCTACCGCTGGGCGGAAAGGCGGGAGTAA